The Mya arenaria isolate MELC-2E11 chromosome 15, ASM2691426v1 genomic sequence TGCTTAATACGAATCAATTATGACTCATCATTTATAGACATAGTACGTAGCTTAAATCCGAAATTTAAACCAAtgagaaaacaaaatgtaaaaatttaGACCAGCGGTTGAGACGACAACAATTACCTACGCGTATTCACGTTGCTCCAgtttcatatttcataattgTGGGCGAAatcatgtttctttgaaaaaggGGCGTGCCTGGTCAGTAAacgaaaatgattttaacttttatatatttagtcATTTATTTGGAGGTCTCTGTGAAAATACAACGTTCGCCTAGCTACGCGCTAGGCTAGAATATCTAATTTCCAATAAACAAAAACCTAAACGTATTGAATGGCCGATATTCAATGATCAAGTTTATAAACAAGCAATTTTGGGTTGTTACTATAGATTTGGTCGCTACACTGGACAAAATACGCACATGAATCCTGATGATTTATTTTGTGGACACATGTTTACAATGGCCATGAACTAAAAACAGTGACTAATAACGTACGGTCACTCTTAATTCTCCTGTGATTCAGAAGGCACCGCGGGGTCGATGTCacggaaaacaaaatagttttattttggcTTTAACAAGTGCTGCCATGAGGTCGGGGACAATAGAATAAAGAcgaattataaaataacaatcacATCCTAAAACGTATTAATCTTAAGCTTTGTCAATATGTACGTATAATACATAATGCGGGTTTTGGAAGGACTTGTTAAAAGAAGTTTATGCCATTtacaatgattttatttaaggtaaaatacatgtaatcaTAAAATTAAACTTGTCAACGCATTGCAAGGTCAAATCGCTTAGGGGAAAAAACTAGCCAAATGCCAAATTGTTTTATGGATACTATTCCCAAGATGTTCCtgaatattaacaaaatctGGAAGAAGCGCACTGTTTCTCCACTAAAGAAATCGAAAACACACTCGTTCATATAAGGGTTCAataatctatatatatatttacgataaactttcatacaaatattacaataaagTCCATCAAATTGCGAATATTATAAACCTATACTCAGTGTATCAAAATATCGACTCTTACTGGTAATATCGACCTTGACAAATGCAGTATTACTTAAACCTTGAAAGTGTTTCTCAATCAGAAACAATGCCATCATCGAGCGCTAAAAATCTTCATCTACTAATGGTCTCATGAAGAGTATTTATTAAGTTGTGAATTGGGACATATATCTAGGTATTTTGCTTTGGAACACTGGCGGTTCTATAACCCTCTCCCCCTCcccattaaaaaataataataaattgggTCGGTAGGTAGGCATAACTCTTTTTTCTACGTTTTTCTTTGAGAGCCGGGGTGTCTGTACCAAACCGACCTATGACAGGGGTATAACGctattgcagaaaaaaacgctaaatataaaatggtcaaattttaacatattcaatcgtgaataaattaaatttgcaATTACGATATAAATTCACACTACGGGAAAATAGTGTAGGGTCGGGAGGAAAAAATAATGGTCGGCCGGGTGAGTGGtaacaaacaattttgttaacgTATTAATCTATAATTCATCCCATTATAAAAGTGTGCCCTTGTGTAAAGTAATAAATTCAGTTTAATCATAACAAGGAGGAATAAAGGCTATTGAGTCGGCATGTTCCCTGCGTTTAACAATTCAGTGcgaaattaaattatatgtatttcgCACAAAAGCGATATAATATCTCAAAGACCTCCCGGACTTGTGTGACCGAATGGTTAATCCAAATGAAAAGCAATGTGCTAGCGCGTTATATAATAGTTATAGGTCTACTTTAAAGACAGTTTTCTTACTTCCCAAGTTCAATGAACTTGCAATAGAAAAGGTCAAAATGCACTCGgtcatcattttaattgttgaaaattaaaaaaaatgataccgCTCAGTAATGAAACTAGGTCCATTGGTTGAAGGGTTTCACTTGCTAGAtgcatttttatgcattttatttttaacacgTTTGACGTTAACGAGcaaaaaaacagtttatgctGTGTGTACTATTAACAGCTGTTTATTGAAAATCCCATTTATAAAGGCCATTTTTAAACTGCGTGTATATgctgttttttatcattaaagtcaaatgactaaaacataataaagcgtcaaaaaaaataaaaaataaagttgtttaagCGTCAACCGATAAaccctaaaatcgtccaaagtttactttgtatttcaatataggagaaggAGAGTAAAACATACACCAAAAATGCACCTTTTCGGActaaaaattgttgttttttttgtcggaggagtacccccccccccccccccgcctacACTTTCAACCAAATCATTTTCGTCTCTGAAGTAGAGGCGCAAgacaaaaggttacgcccctaagttacgcccctctaacgtcaaaatcctggatccgcccctaaTCTGTAGcataaataaaaagacaatgcatgtataaagatacatgtatgttgacGTAAGATAAACCAGTACATTTCATTCTGTATTAGGTATCAACGCATATTTGAACATATCTCATTGAGtatcgaatatttgaataattagcGGGCCTGACTTTCGTTTCTTACAGTGGCATAGAGGTGACATacgtgttattgtttttatctcGTTTTAAAAAACGACTAAAGTGATGGTATGTCATAGTTCTGTACTGTATGTATCGCGTGGCACGTTCTCATGCTCGGCACATCAAACGGGAAACAGTACTGATTCCTTCACAAGATTAACATGTAACTGCCGTCagaatatatctaaaatattaagtataaacTAATAAAGATGTtctataaatgtcattttgcaTAATAGATCACCCAAATCCTCGAGTATTGTTTAAACATGCataatatttattgaacatGCATAACAGTGGATGTATTTGATTTCAGTGCATGCACATAGTAAAATCGTTCGCggacatttaaaattaaaaaagactACCGACAAACGCTTTACGATATTTGCTCATCAATTTAAACAACCACTTAAAACCTTCTGGTTTCACATGAACTAAGGCATTTCATTTGTAGACACTGTACAAACCACGCATGTTTGACATGATGCTACATGAGAGAGACACTCAGTGTGGTTCTATGTTGTTGGGAATCTAGAGTATCTACTTGTCAGGCATGGGTCCCGCATCCATCAACCATATAGTGCATTCTTCAAAGGCAACCCATATTTGTGAAAAACAAGTGCTCCAACTTAAGTGTCGGTTCAGAAATATCCAGTCTATATACAACTGGGTCTACTTTCTTCAACGTCCTGCTTGTGCATACAAGTCAACAAAACTCTCATGCCAGTGTATTGTGGTTTGAATAcacattaacatatttttttcatgttagCATTCTTTGTTTACATTCTGGTACTTAATGTGatttttgttaattgtttagttttgtattatacatgcattttgACCAGACTGCAtgtattgtagttttatttgtcCCAATCGGCTATGGCCTTGaacggcttttgtaaatacttgttccaataCTCGCGTctatttacatgaaaaaatTTCCAGGTCAAAAGCTCAGTGtcatgttttgatgttttatatgtatgttattcatgtcggaaaatagctcaatgagcttatgtttcttgttatcaaatacccgattttaaataatgtttcttgtatcttgtaactTGCCTTCTGGGTGTTTATTAAACAAGCCATGAATCTTTAATTTGACGATTTGCACATTGGAATAACATAATTGTTCTTTTTCAATGTGTACTAATATTAAATGGTACCCGAGTTAACTGTTGCTTTCCCTACATACACCACATTGTATCTATAAAATGTCAGTAAATGAAGAGTGAACATTGGTTGACTAGGACTTTTTGGACGTTTGGCAACTCCTTTCAAGTATTTTTTCTTGTCTGTATGTTGGCCTTGACCAAATGGGCAAACAAGATGTAGACCAACAACATACAGGTCACTACTTTTATTAATTTGAGATTAtcaaataagaaagataatAGAAAACCatgtaataacaacaacaaagggaatatatgcaataacaatcaatgttgatttaatgtgtacaaaatgtaatgttGTAAAGTATTGTTCACTTTTACCTATAAATTGATCTCGGATCagtataagttaaaaaaaatatgttcctGTATTAAGTTGTTCAACTATTATAAACAATATCCTCTTGTAAACTCCTCAAAATAGGTTAAAGGATAATGGGAAACTGTGTTATCACAACTGGTACATTTAGTAATTCATcaaaaagtacattttgttcagataatgttatctttaacatttgcaaacacaatttaaacaaagGAGAATAACTTTGCAAAGTATGCATAATCAAATAATACAGACTGCGACCTCTATCAAAATATGCTAAGCAATGAACCATATTTTGTGTTCATTCTCAAAAATTCCCAATTTTGGACATTCTTTTCAATTAATCAATGTCCAAGAGTGTTTCCAACCTTTACATGGTAATGGGAGTATAATGCGACCTTATGTTATACCAGCATGATCCATGCCAACGGATACCTCTCTGCTGTCCtgtattgtaattgtttttaattgggGGTATTCATGctttcaaactatttaaactTAACTTTCAAACATGCCTATTACATAAATGTACAAAGCATGATGCTTCTACTGGCTATTATAAGATGACATATACCCTACACATATGCACTAAATTATTGCATTTTACAAGGTACCTGAACAGTAAAGTCTCATACTAATATTCTCATGTTATTCTGGTTTAGAACAGTTAACATATGCTGTCTTTActatatgtattgaaatgtctttGACACTGTATAAAACATGGCCGGTACAAATTGTGGTCCTGAACTCAAACTTATTATATGAAGTATAATCATATGATTGGCAAATTTGAACaatgaatacatgtagtttagTACCTCAAACATAGATACATGTGGGCATTTTCTATGCTCATAGGCCAGTTTCTGCTTACATTGCCGAACATATTTAACTGACCAGCTGTTGAGATATGTGACTCATGTTTGTCCAACTTGCATGGACTAATATTTCATGCACTGGTACACTAACCCACTGTGCCTTACTTAGTGTATAATCTGGGATTAAGTTATGGATTAAGTTATTAGCCAAAGGTTACTAAACCACCAGTGGATCACAAAACAGCTGTATTCATATACGGCATCACCTCATAATTTAAGACAACCTTGTAATTATTagttgaattttaaacaatccTTAAGacacaattatacaatataatgttaTGACAGGTGGTCAACATGTCTGATAATGCCGATAAACATACGGTAATGAAACAAAGCCCCCAAAATATCATTcctttaatattaatttcatcacgttttatgatgataacattttacatatttttttaacaaaatgagttcaaaatatataaataattgtaataaattatcttaaaattaGACCAATcaaaagatttattattttaaacatatatttaaatataaatccggttgtccggttagcgcagtgaaAGGTCCACTAGCTTCACACCTAGGAGTCCTCGGTTCGATTCCTGGCCTTTGCGCATGTTTGTTTCGTGGCACCAAGCCGAACAAGGTGATTCCTCAAGGTACTCCTGTTTCCCCTAAgacacaagacaacacattcACCTAAAATCGTAACAAGGAGaatgattaatattatgttgtaataacttgtttcacaatcggtCTTTTgccaatataaattattatctcAAGTTTTCCTTATAGGCTCAGTTTTCTGTATTGGCTAAGCTTTGTATATATATCTCAGTTTCCTGTATATCTCAGTTTTCCATAAAGGCTTAGTTTTCCTTATTGTCAAAGTTTTCCATACTGGCTCAATTTTACATATTGGTTCAGGTTTTCTAAATTGGCTCTGTTTTCCATACTGGCCATGTTCATCACAATGACTGTTTCCTGAAATTGTCTTCCCAATATgatattgttaatttaaaatgcataatttagccATCACTCAACAAACAAGTCCATGTATAATATCACAACCAAATAACTCATTTGATCTTCTAGGCCAGTCTTCATAACTTTGGGACACAAGCACTATTATTTTCAGCCCCTGATTGAGGTAGTCAGCTATCTACGGGCTGGCGCAGGTCTTGAAGAAGTGACTCCACCTGAAACAGGACAGAATAACTAAACATGCCTTTTTCaggtttattttataaagatctTAGTTACAAGTTGAAATTAATttagtgttatattttcattattacaaTAGCTAAATATTTAGGTAAATGAAACTAAGTTATGCACTTCTGAAGTTCCACACAATGTTAAGGATATGCAATATAGCAACTTAATGCAATCTGTGACATACCTACATATTTAACAATTGCTAAAttgcagtgattttttttggaattatttttactgcctgtgccttgcaaattgggaaaaaaatgctgcctttgggaaaaatacaaaattaggccaaaatagctaatataatggcaaatttacatattttaacttatttatgcatacattatgctgtaaaagagtaagtattgtcaagattttgtttatatttgaagaaattcatttcttttttaacataatggacatttatcaaattgggaaaaaaatgaaaaaaaattggggaaaatggacagtttttcgcaaggggaaacagcctttagaaggcagtaaattgcaccccCCAAAAAATCACTAAATTGgtttcacaaaataattattatgcccCAGTATTTTCGAAAGATTTTAAGCTTTAGATGCCCATTTCATGAAGCTAATTTTCATACTTAATCTTGATTTTACAGATAAAAGCTTGTTTAtcatgattatcataaagatttcTTGTAAAATCTTTTAAAGagactgtctcacagatgaaaaaatagcgaaaaaaaataaaattgtcaaaaaatgacataacttggcatcgatgtgttcaatgcattgaaactaaattattgaagtaccacatagtttacaatttatttaagtttagcagttatttcgtataaTTGAGGCCATATATCACAGTTATTTCGTATAATTGAGGCCATATATCACAGTTATTTCGTATAATTGAGGCCATATATCACAGTTATTTCGTATAATTGAGGCCATATATCACAGTTATTTCGTATAATTGAGGCCATATATCCCAGTTATTTCGTATTATTGAGGCCATATATCCCAGTTATTTCGTATTATTGAGGCCATATATCACAGTTATTTCGTATAATTGAGGCCATATATCACAGTTATTTCGTATAATTGAGGCCATATATCACAGTTATTTCGTATAATTGAGGCCATATATCACAGTTATTTCGTATAATTGAGGCCATATATCACTAAGTCATTGTAATTAAGCATCgcttaattaaaaaacataattccCATTACACGCACCGCTTGTTTTACGACCAGGCCCTCTCTCAACTTGGCAGGTATCTCCTGGCCCTTATTGACAGCGTTGGCCCCTAGCAAGGCCCCGAGCGCTGCTCCTCTGTGGCAGTTCTCACCTGGAATTATACATTATGTATTAACTATATAAGGCCAAGAAATTTCAAAGTACACACTGTCATATTTCACCATTGCAGGTCTTGAATGTCTAAGCAAAGAAAAAGCCTGAATCAAAGTTCaagaagtaaaaataaaatatattttctccaACTGCTTTCATATATCGGATCATTAGGGACAGGGAGTATTTATCTTCAAACAAAATTCTAATTGCTTTTGTGGTTTTTACCCAGTAGGAAATATCAACTAGAAGTGCtgcaatgcgacaaaaccaggttttttaTGCAGGCAATTAGTAGTAATGGCCAATTAACTTCTCACAGCggcttttttctttaattttatgtaCGAGAGACATAACTGAAAATTACTCATGTAAATTATCTGATGTGTTAGTTTCTCTGCAACATTCATACTGAGTGTCAGGTGaatatctaataactattgcTGCATATGAATGATATAACAATGGTTCAAGCTCACAGCACTGAATACctaataaaacagttgtcttCATGAAGCCGAACATTTAATCTGAtaataaacacttttatataATGCATTCATTGCTACAGTTATGCACATTAACAGCAGATATCAGGGTCCATATTCATGAAGGTGTTCAGACAGAGTTTGAGACTCACCattgaaatgttcaaatttaaatgcaaattcaCTGTTTGTTGGGCATCATTCCTCTACATACACAACTAGTTTCATTGGTAAAcctttcctaacttaagttatttcGTGGAAactatttctattttaatagtgacattgaccttgaaggCACACTAGTTCCAGTTTAGCtcttcacccccccccccccctgcaaatgcaatcccatgctTACTGTTCGTATAAGATTACAATACAACACACCATATTTATTCACTATCAATCAAACCTTaataaagttattgattggaaacaacttttctatttttaattacCTTAACCTTGACCCACCCCTCTCAAAAGCAATCCTAAGCTAGCTCTTCATTTAAACTATGGTACCTagacaccaagtttcatcactttCCATTTACTTTAAGTAACCTTGGCCAtgaccccacccccctcaaaagcaatcccaagctagtttttcaaataaactacctagacaccaagtttcatcactttCCATCCATCCTACCTTTAGttattgtcaaaaacaaatgtttaaacaagttGGGCggaaactatttttctattataagtAACAGTAGCCTTGACCCAACCCTTTTTAAAGGCAATTCCAAACAAGCTCTTCACATATcttacctacacaccaagtttcattcctATCTACCGTATCTACTATCAATGCTAACATAAGCTATTGGGAGGATACTCATGTTTGTCCACCAGCCCATAAACCTCAACGACATCTTTATTAGACAGTTTTTGTtggttaaataatgttttttgttggttAAATAGTGCATGTTAAGAAAGGAATTAGAAAAAAGCCAATACAAAATACTTAGAGCCAATGTAAAACAAGAGCACCTCAGAGTTAATGTAAACAGTTGTTGTATTTTCAGTCAAAAGGGGGCCttacttaaaattatttaaggCCAGAGTTATTGCTCTGTGCAAATGATCTATGGAAACATGTGCACcgagtttcattttaatatctgtaattaaggaatgaattgcgggttgatgtcattataggggtatgaacgcaattgggctggtcaaagtgtgtggagtccgaaggattCCACgcatactttgaccagccaaattgcattcatatccccgataatgacatcaaccccgcaattcattacttatatttacaccaatagatcattatttcattcaataattggtaaaaaaaattacttcatttcatttaaaaaaaactttcagtaactctttcctacccattctgtaaatagaacgacccgactgtaaccggaagcattttttcaaatgacgtcacaataacacgGGAAAAGATcagccacttgaaatcacttttaaacgtaaaattcaaacGCTTATGgcaacaattcatttaaaatttaaacaaaataatactttctaaaatgctgatttatattttacgggacctgctgacacaatccaaacaataacaagaccaatatttttaatgtatattgttatgcaatgaattgcaaTCTGAACATATCTGAAGATGTTGCATTCAttgattgataaacgcaattgctgAAAGGAAGTTCATTtagggaatggaagttgaggtgtaaatattgtttgttgagTTCTCGCCAGTGTTAGAGTTTTAGCATGtcaataatgttgaaataaatgatgttaatggcaaaacgtttattttaccTATAATTTTGACTACTCATTATgggtaaaacaaatatttggtgCATTTGCCtttgcaaacaaaatttatataagGATGCTCAACTGCTCACAGTGGGACACAGTTACCGAAGAGAATACCTCATTTCTACAATTCAATACCTCCACAATTTGCATTAGCCAGAACTCCAGCCTGAAAGTCATCTGCATACTGGTAGGCGAGGTAAAGCATTGAACTCATTGCCCCTTCAATGTAACATGCTGAGCCCAGTGTCTGGGTCGCCTGCTGGTCCGCCTTCAGACGCCCCTCTGAACCCTTGGCATGACTGAAAATATCAAAGGGTGTGTAGAAGGAAGGATatagaaatgttcattatgacattgcaaaattaagcaaaaccatttcttttataaaaggTTACTTATTAACATGATCATTATATATCTATACATAATAAGCCACTTAGTTAGTTTCTATGAGCAATGCTTTTGAATTATATTGTGTTATAACAAGTTGTTACTTACAGAatacaaattacatttaaaCTCGGTTTATCAGAACACCTTTTTTTCCGAAATAATTGGTATTTCGTATTTTGTATTTAGGTCCCtactttttcaaattttgtttaattaaaattttattaaaatttttatcagtcaaaattacGGTCCATTTCCttatttcacaattatttaTCAATCCTTGTTTCAAAACTGGTCATCTCATAGATACCACACCGTACTGTGCATGAGCAACGTCTTAAGGTGTTAATAAAGCACAATTAGCACTTGTTAAAGTATGACATTAAGcacacatatttaacaaacttCAATGGTATGTGTACATGGTCAATTAGAGGGTTACCCACCTGGCAGCTCGGTCCAACAAACTAAGCACCATCTCCCGTTTCTGCGGCCCGCCGAGCTCAGAGTGACTTAAAACTCCCATAATCTCTTGTTTTAGGTCCCTGCCGTTCATCACAGCGTGTAACAACCTTGTGTACATGTCAACAAATGGAATAATTGCTGGCACAGGGTGTGTGCACTTTACAAACTCTAAAGTCTCTTTAACACCCTGGTTTTCAGGTTTGCGGGCATTACGGAGTATCCACGGTAACGCAGGGGACATGGCTCCAATCACAACCAGCTGAGAATCTTGATTgcctttgtttttttctttgtatcTGAAATGCAGCATATTATATTAAGATTAAAGAGAGAATACAGTGCTTGTCAAAGTAAAAGCTTCTCCCATTGCATGCTACCCAGTCAATAAATGAGAACAACTATATAGGCCAAAGCTTCTTCCCTTACACACTACCCAGTCAATAAAGGAGAACAACTATATAGGCCAAAGCTTCTTCCCTTACACACTACCCAGTCAATAAATGAGAACAACTATATAGGCCAAAGCTTCTTCCCTTACACACTAGCCAGTCTTTTAAGTGGCACAACTATATAGGCCAAAGCTTCTTCCCTTACACACTACCCAGTCTTTAAAGTGGCACAACTATACAGGCCAAAAGCTTCTTCCCTTACACACTACCCagtctttcatgcttttcgatgaaatatggggttttaccagtgaaataacaacagtgaaaatatcaatttgatattttcactgcaaaataaggagtgaaaatatcaactttcagaactactttaaattcctttgttgttacatgtacttgccttgatcaaaacagaacactggacctcaataaattatgtcaaaaaatgtttaaaaaaatataaaaaaaatgttttataaatttaaacaaataaatatataattggaaattaacaacttaccgtttattaccggttatcccgtttatcaaacattttactgatctt encodes the following:
- the LOC128220326 gene encoding uncharacterized protein LOC128220326 isoform X2, whose translation is MQMTLHNSRTYCSAVIKMSEQVLKAREGAVWGMLIADALSMPVHWYYNPDDIRRGYGGWLTGYMAPNKKHPSSILTLSAVDGSGRTGWHNKSQPVVGSVILHDKLKFWQSGDRSTHYHQGMRAGENTLNSVVALQMLKTLQRVDPKVEKDARDVRGSVLEDYVKFMTTPGSHNDTYAESFHRSFFKDWSEQDVKYTSAEDLLSFTDKRYKEKNKGNQDSQLVVIGAMSPALPWILRNARKPENQGVKETLEFVKCTHPVPAIIPFVDMYTRLLHAVMNGRDLKQEIMGVLSHSELGGPQKREMVLSLLDRAASHAKGSEGRLKADQQATQTLGSACYIEGAMSSMLYLAYQYADDFQAGVLANANCGGENCHRGAALGALLGANAVNKGQEIPAKLREGLVVKQAVESLLQDLRQPVDS
- the LOC128220326 gene encoding uncharacterized protein LOC128220326 isoform X3, translated to MSEQVLKAREGAVWGMLIADALSMPVHWYYNPDDIRRGYGGWLTGYMAPNKKHPSSILTLSAVDGSGRTGWHNKSQPVVGSVILHDKLKFWQSGDRSTHYHQGMRAGENTLNSVVALQMLKTLQRVDPKVEKDARDVRGSVLEDYVKFMTTPGSHNDTYAESFHRSFFKDWSEQDVKYTSAEDLLSFTDKRYKEKNKGNQDSQLVVIGAMSPALPWILRNARKPENQGVKETLEFVKCTHPVPAIIPFVDMYTRLLHAVMNGRDLKQEIMGVLSHSELGGPQKREMVLSLLDRAASHAKGSEGRLKADQQATQTLGSACYIEGAMSSMLYLAYQYADDFQAGVLANANCGGENCHRGAALGALLGANAVNKGQEIPAKLREGLVVKQAVESLLQDLRQPVDS